One segment of Paraburkholderia sp. PGU19 DNA contains the following:
- a CDS encoding efflux RND transporter periplasmic adaptor subunit, whose translation MPALLKNRNFRMLAATAAISAIIPFFAACSDKPAAPPQQTPEVGVVSIKPTGVPVTVELPGRVSAHLVAEVRARVDGIVLKRAFTEGSEVKAGQTLYKIDPAPYIASLNSAKATLAKAQASLVSTHAEAERYKVLVAANAISKQDYDNAVASEGQAAADVASGKAAVETAQINLGYTDVTSPISGRIGKSSVTEGAYVQSSAATLLATVQQLDPVYVDLTQSSLVGLKLRRDAQEGRLKTSGPNAAKVTLILEDGRPYGGTGKLEFSDVTVDQTTGSVTVRALFDNAQRVLLPGMYVRAKIEEGINEQAYVVPQQGVTHDQKGDPTALVVGADGKVATRQLVTSGTYGANWVVESGLQTGDRVIVQGVDKVRPGMTVKTVDAQLPGTDSSPQTAAAAPASDAHSSQ comes from the coding sequence ATGCCAGCGCTATTAAAGAACCGTAACTTTCGTATGCTCGCGGCCACGGCTGCGATCTCCGCAATCATTCCGTTTTTCGCCGCGTGCAGCGACAAGCCCGCAGCACCACCTCAACAGACGCCCGAAGTCGGCGTCGTCAGCATCAAACCCACTGGCGTACCCGTCACCGTCGAATTGCCGGGCCGCGTCAGCGCGCATCTCGTGGCTGAAGTACGGGCGCGCGTCGACGGCATCGTGCTGAAGCGCGCGTTCACGGAAGGCAGCGAAGTCAAGGCGGGACAGACGCTGTACAAGATCGATCCCGCGCCGTATATCGCCTCGCTGAACAGCGCGAAGGCGACGCTTGCGAAGGCACAGGCGTCGCTCGTGTCGACGCACGCGGAAGCCGAGCGCTACAAGGTGCTGGTGGCGGCGAACGCGATCAGCAAGCAGGACTACGACAACGCCGTCGCCTCCGAAGGCCAGGCCGCCGCCGATGTCGCATCGGGCAAGGCCGCCGTCGAAACGGCGCAGATCAACCTCGGCTATACCGACGTGACCTCGCCGATTTCTGGGCGCATCGGCAAGTCGTCGGTGACGGAAGGCGCTTACGTGCAGTCGAGCGCGGCAACGCTGCTCGCCACCGTGCAACAGCTCGATCCCGTCTACGTGGACCTCACGCAATCGAGTCTGGTCGGCCTCAAGCTGCGCCGCGACGCGCAGGAAGGGCGGCTCAAGACGAGCGGCCCGAACGCGGCCAAGGTCACGCTGATTCTTGAAGACGGCCGTCCGTACGGCGGCACCGGCAAGCTCGAATTCTCCGACGTCACGGTCGATCAGACCACCGGCTCCGTCACCGTGCGCGCGCTGTTCGACAACGCGCAGCGTGTGTTGCTGCCAGGGATGTACGTGCGCGCGAAGATCGAGGAAGGCATCAACGAGCAGGCGTACGTCGTGCCGCAACAGGGCGTCACGCACGACCAGAAGGGCGACCCGACGGCGCTCGTCGTCGGCGCAGACGGCAAGGTCGCGACGCGGCAACTGGTGACGTCGGGCACGTATGGCGCGAACTGGGTGGTCGAAAGCGGCCTGCAAACGGGCGACCGCGTGATCGTGCAAGGCGTCGACAAGGTACGCCCCGGCATGACAGTGAAGACGGTCGACGCGCAACTGCCTGGCACCGACTCGTCACCACAAACAGCAGCCGCAGCGCCCGCATCCGACGCGCACAGCTCGCAGTAA
- a CDS encoding efflux RND transporter permease subunit, whose protein sequence is MDISRPFIRRPVATGLMTLALLLIGLIAYRLMPVSALPEIDYPTIQVYTQYPGASPDVISTSVTAPLEKQFGQMAGLKRMNSTSSLGVSLVTLQFQTSTNLDEAEQEVQAAINSANSTLPTNLPYPPVYSKVNPADTAVLTLAVTSDALPLTRVEDLTDTRIAQKLSQVSGVGLVTLSGGARPAVRVQTDTRALNAMGLSLEDVRTAVGDANVNSAKGTIDGPLQAFTIDANDQLTSATDYQDLVLSYRNGAPVRLSDVAKISETAENPRQAAWSGATPAIIINVQRQPGANVIEVVDRIEALLPQLRASLPATVKISVLSDRTQTIRASVHDVKMELAAAIALVVMVVFVFLRRLEFTLIPAVTVPFALVGTVAGIYALGFSVNNLTLMALTVATGFVVDDAIVMLENVMRHIENGETPLDAALKGARQIGFTILSISVALVAVLIPLFFMPDVIGRLFREFALTLAIAIVISAWVSLTLTPMMAARMLRADHAASDSDAAAKDWLARLNRGYLRALDWAFVHRLTVLVIVAITTLLTVVLFVLLPKGLFPVQDTGLIEGISLGSPRASFERMAASTRTLAGRVASDSAVANVSSFVGIDQNNPTINQGRMLISLKDGDSSRSVIQRLTQDAAQQRADLKLYLHPVQDLTLDDQINANSYRVGVQATDRAELNEWTQRLLAALRADPMFTDVQSQAQQQGNMLKFDFDRATASRLGLTAQDIDNALYDAFGDRQISTIYTHVNQYHVTLGADVRLVGESPLALLDGLYVGTTSASSTSSSTASSTSTSASLSPLSSIATATVGAAPLTIQRQAQFPYADVSFNLADGVTLGTAIDRIEAIEAKLNPPASVQMNLEGAAQLYSTSLGNEALLLVGALIAVYILLGILYESLIHPLTILSTLPSAACGALAALLFCGGELDIIGLIGIVLLVGIVMKNAIMMVDFALEQERTLGLTAHDAMRRACELRFRPILMTTCASLFGALPLALGTGMGHELRQPLGIAIIGGLVVSQLLTLFSTPVIFLALHRLATRAAITPSGDTNAS, encoded by the coding sequence ATGGATATTTCCCGCCCGTTCATCCGCCGTCCTGTCGCGACGGGTTTGATGACGCTTGCCCTGCTGCTGATCGGCCTGATCGCTTACCGGCTGATGCCGGTTTCGGCGTTGCCCGAAATCGACTATCCGACGATCCAGGTCTACACGCAGTATCCGGGTGCATCGCCCGATGTGATCAGCACTTCCGTCACCGCGCCGCTCGAAAAGCAGTTCGGGCAGATGGCGGGGCTCAAGCGCATGAATTCGACGAGTTCGCTCGGCGTGTCGCTCGTCACGCTGCAGTTCCAGACCTCGACCAATCTCGACGAAGCCGAGCAGGAAGTGCAGGCCGCGATCAACAGCGCGAACAGCACGCTGCCGACGAACCTGCCGTATCCGCCCGTCTACAGCAAGGTCAATCCCGCCGATACGGCCGTGCTCACGCTCGCCGTCACATCGGATGCGTTGCCGCTCACGCGTGTCGAAGACCTCACGGATACGCGCATCGCGCAGAAGCTCTCGCAGGTGTCGGGCGTCGGGCTCGTCACGCTGTCTGGCGGCGCGCGGCCAGCCGTGCGCGTGCAGACCGACACGCGCGCGCTGAACGCGATGGGCCTGTCGCTCGAAGACGTTCGCACGGCAGTTGGCGATGCGAACGTGAACAGCGCGAAAGGCACGATCGACGGTCCGTTGCAGGCGTTCACGATCGACGCAAACGATCAGCTCACGTCCGCCACCGATTATCAGGACCTCGTGCTCTCGTATCGCAACGGCGCGCCCGTGCGTCTTTCGGATGTCGCGAAGATTTCGGAGACGGCTGAAAATCCGCGCCAGGCGGCATGGAGCGGCGCGACGCCCGCGATCATCATCAATGTGCAGCGGCAGCCGGGCGCGAACGTGATCGAAGTCGTCGACCGGATCGAAGCGCTGTTGCCGCAACTGCGCGCGTCCTTGCCCGCGACCGTGAAGATCAGCGTGCTCAGTGACCGCACGCAGACCATCCGCGCTTCCGTGCACGACGTGAAGATGGAACTGGCCGCCGCGATCGCGCTCGTCGTGATGGTCGTGTTCGTGTTTCTGCGGCGGCTCGAATTCACGCTGATTCCCGCCGTGACCGTGCCGTTCGCGCTGGTCGGCACGGTGGCGGGTATCTACGCGCTCGGCTTCTCCGTCAACAACCTCACGTTGATGGCGTTGACGGTGGCAACCGGCTTCGTAGTCGACGACGCAATCGTGATGCTCGAAAACGTGATGCGTCACATTGAGAACGGCGAGACACCGTTGGACGCCGCGTTAAAGGGCGCGCGGCAGATCGGCTTCACGATTCTGTCGATTTCGGTGGCGCTCGTTGCCGTGCTGATTCCGCTGTTCTTCATGCCCGATGTGATCGGCCGGTTGTTCCGCGAGTTTGCGCTGACGCTGGCGATTGCGATCGTGATTTCCGCGTGGGTATCGCTGACGCTCACGCCGATGATGGCCGCCCGCATGCTGCGCGCCGATCACGCCGCGAGCGACAGCGATGCCGCCGCGAAGGACTGGCTCGCGCGTTTGAATCGCGGCTATCTGCGTGCGCTCGATTGGGCGTTTGTGCATCGCCTGACGGTGCTTGTGATCGTTGCCATCACCACGCTGCTGACAGTCGTGCTGTTCGTGTTGCTGCCGAAGGGCTTGTTTCCGGTGCAGGATACGGGCTTGATCGAAGGGATCTCGCTGGGTTCGCCGCGCGCGTCGTTCGAGCGGATGGCGGCATCGACGCGCACGCTGGCGGGCCGCGTCGCGAGCGATAGTGCGGTGGCCAATGTGTCGTCGTTCGTCGGCATCGACCAGAACAATCCGACGATCAACCAGGGCCGCATGCTCATCAGCCTGAAAGATGGCGATTCGAGCCGCTCCGTGATTCAACGGCTCACGCAAGACGCGGCGCAGCAGCGCGCTGACCTTAAGCTCTATCTGCATCCCGTGCAGGACTTGACGCTCGACGATCAGATCAACGCGAACAGCTATCGCGTCGGCGTGCAGGCGACTGACCGCGCCGAACTCAACGAATGGACCCAGCGCCTGCTCGCAGCGCTACGCGCCGACCCGATGTTCACCGACGTGCAAAGCCAGGCGCAACAGCAAGGCAACATGCTGAAGTTCGACTTCGACCGCGCGACGGCGTCGCGGCTCGGTCTCACCGCGCAGGACATCGACAACGCGTTGTACGACGCATTCGGCGATAGGCAGATTTCGACTATCTATACGCACGTGAACCAGTATCACGTGACGTTGGGCGCGGACGTGCGGCTGGTTGGCGAGTCGCCGCTGGCGTTGCTCGACGGGCTGTATGTGGGCACGACGAGCGCTTCATCGACTTCTTCGTCCACTGCGTCTTCGACCAGCACGTCGGCTTCACTCTCGCCGCTGTCGAGCATCGCGACCGCGACGGTCGGTGCCGCGCCGTTGACGATTCAGCGCCAGGCACAGTTTCCATACGCGGATGTGTCGTTCAATCTCGCGGATGGCGTGACGCTCGGCACGGCCATCGACCGTATCGAGGCGATCGAAGCGAAGCTGAACCCGCCCGCAAGCGTGCAGATGAACCTCGAAGGCGCGGCGCAGCTTTACAGCACGTCGCTCGGCAATGAGGCCTTGCTACTGGTCGGCGCGCTGATCGCCGTGTATATCCTGCTCGGCATCCTGTACGAAAGCCTCATCCATCCGCTGACGATTCTCTCGACGCTGCCTTCCGCCGCATGCGGCGCGCTCGCGGCGCTGTTGTTCTGCGGCGGCGAACTTGACATCATCGGCCTGATCGGCATCGTGCTGCTGGTCGGCATCGTGATGAAGAACGCGATCATGATGGTCGACTTCGCGCTCGAACAGGAGCGCACGCTCGGCCTCACCGCGCACGACGCGATGCGCCGTGCGTGCGAACTGCGCTTCCGGCCGATCCTGATGACGACCTGCGCATCATTGTTCGGCGCACTGCCGCTCGCGCTCGGCACGGGCATGGGCCACGAGTTGCGGCAACCGCTCGGCATCGCGATCATCGGCGGGCTAGTGGTGAGTCAGTTGCTCACGCTGTTCTCGACGCCCGTGATCTTCCTCGCGCTGCATCGTCTCGCGACACGCGCCGCGATCACGCCTTCCGGCGATACGAACGCGAGCTAA
- a CDS encoding efflux RND transporter permease subunit: protein MAKFFIDRPIFAWVIAIILMLAGIASIFNLPVAQYPTIAPPAVQISATYPGASAKTVENTVTQVIEQQMSGLDHLLYMSSSSDDSGNATITLTFAAGTNPDIAQVQVQNKLQLATPLLPESVQQQGTKVTKSSSSFLLVMAFVSTDGSMDRYDLANYVASHVEDPVSRVDGVGTVQLFGSQFAMRVWLDANKLNQYSLTPVDVETALTNQNVQVAAGSLGGTPSVPGQVLQATITQATLLQTQEQFGNVLLKVNQDGSQVRIKDVARIDLGGENYNFDTKYNGQPTAGFGIQLATGANALQTAKLVRAKIDALSKNFPHGLVVQYPYDTTPFVKMSIEEVVKTLLEGIVLVFLVMYLFLQNLRATLIPTIAVPVVLLGTFAIMSAAGFSINTLSMFGLVLAIGLLVDDAIVVVENVERVMSEEGLSPREATRKAMGQITGALVGVALVLSAVFVPVAFSGGSVGAIYRQFSLTIVAAMVLSVLVALVLTPALCATILKPIPKGHHGTKTGFFSWFNRTFDNGRDKYHSGVQHVIRRSGRWLVLYLAVIVAVGFLFMRLPKSFLPDEDQGTMFVLVQTPPGSTQETTARTLKNVTDYLLHDEKDIVESVFTVNGFSFAGRGQNAGIAFVRMKDYSQRQHANQKVQALVGRVFGHYASYKDATVLAVNPPSIPELGTASGFDFELTDNAGLGHDALMAARNQLLGMAAKDPSLALVRPNGLSDTPQFKVDIDREKAQALGVTVSDIDQTFSIAWASAYVNNFLDTDGRIKKVYLQGDAPFRMTPEDMSKWYVRGSSGSMMPLTSVASGHWVYGSPKLERYNGISSVEIQGQASAGKSTGQAMTAMEALAAKLPQGIGYEWTGLSFQERQSGSQAPILYGISILVVFLCLAALYESWSIPFAVILVVPLGVIGALLAVTMRGLENDVFFQVGLLTTVGLSAKNAILIVEFARELQIKEGMTAVQAALEAARLRLRPILMTSLAFVLGVLPLAISNGAGSSSQHAIGTGVIGGMLTATFLAVFMIPMFYVVIREKFSRDGSTPHGTEHDVEEETAQ, encoded by the coding sequence ATGGCAAAGTTCTTTATCGACCGACCTATCTTTGCTTGGGTCATCGCAATCATTCTGATGCTCGCGGGCATCGCTTCGATCTTCAATCTACCCGTCGCGCAGTATCCGACCATTGCGCCGCCTGCCGTGCAGATCAGCGCGACGTATCCGGGCGCATCGGCGAAAACGGTGGAAAACACCGTGACGCAGGTGATTGAGCAGCAGATGAGCGGTCTCGACCATTTGCTCTATATGTCGTCGTCGAGTGACGACTCCGGCAACGCGACGATCACGCTGACCTTCGCGGCGGGCACCAACCCCGACATCGCGCAGGTGCAGGTGCAAAACAAGCTGCAACTCGCGACGCCGCTGTTGCCTGAATCCGTCCAGCAGCAGGGCACGAAAGTGACGAAGTCGAGCAGCAGCTTCCTGCTGGTGATGGCGTTCGTCTCGACGGACGGCAGCATGGATCGCTACGACTTGGCGAACTACGTGGCTTCACATGTCGAAGACCCCGTGAGCCGCGTCGATGGCGTCGGCACCGTGCAGTTGTTCGGCTCGCAGTTCGCGATGCGCGTCTGGCTCGATGCGAACAAGCTGAACCAGTACAGCCTCACACCCGTCGACGTGGAAACTGCGTTGACGAATCAAAACGTGCAGGTCGCGGCGGGTTCGCTCGGCGGTACGCCTTCCGTGCCCGGTCAGGTGTTACAGGCGACCATCACGCAGGCAACCTTGCTGCAAACGCAGGAACAGTTCGGCAACGTGCTGCTGAAGGTCAATCAGGACGGTTCACAGGTGCGCATCAAGGACGTCGCGCGCATCGATCTTGGCGGCGAAAACTACAACTTCGACACCAAGTACAACGGCCAGCCGACAGCGGGCTTCGGCATTCAGCTCGCGACGGGCGCTAACGCGCTGCAAACGGCGAAGCTGGTGCGCGCGAAAATCGACGCACTGTCGAAGAACTTCCCGCATGGTCTCGTCGTGCAGTATCCGTACGACACGACGCCGTTCGTGAAGATGTCGATCGAGGAAGTGGTGAAGACGCTGCTCGAGGGCATCGTGCTGGTGTTCCTCGTGATGTATCTGTTCCTGCAGAACCTGCGCGCAACGTTGATTCCGACTATCGCCGTGCCGGTGGTGCTGCTCGGCACGTTCGCGATCATGAGCGCGGCGGGCTTCTCGATCAACACGCTGTCGATGTTCGGTCTCGTGCTCGCCATCGGCCTGCTGGTCGACGATGCGATCGTGGTGGTCGAAAACGTCGAGCGCGTGATGTCGGAGGAAGGGCTATCGCCAAGAGAGGCCACCCGCAAGGCGATGGGCCAGATCACGGGCGCGCTGGTCGGCGTGGCGCTGGTGCTGTCGGCCGTGTTCGTGCCTGTTGCGTTTTCGGGCGGATCGGTTGGCGCGATCTACCGGCAGTTCTCGCTGACTATCGTGGCGGCGATGGTGCTGTCCGTGCTCGTTGCGCTGGTCCTCACGCCCGCGCTGTGCGCGACGATTCTCAAACCGATCCCGAAGGGGCATCACGGCACGAAGACGGGCTTCTTCAGCTGGTTTAACCGCACGTTCGACAACGGCCGCGACAAGTATCACTCCGGCGTGCAGCATGTTATCCGTCGCTCGGGACGCTGGCTCGTGCTGTATCTCGCCGTGATTGTCGCCGTCGGCTTCCTGTTCATGCGTCTGCCGAAGTCGTTCCTGCCCGATGAAGACCAGGGCACGATGTTCGTACTGGTGCAAACGCCGCCCGGTTCGACGCAGGAGACCACGGCGCGCACGCTGAAGAACGTCACCGACTATCTGCTTCACGACGAAAAAGACATCGTCGAATCGGTCTTTACGGTGAACGGCTTCAGCTTCGCGGGCCGCGGCCAGAACGCGGGTATCGCGTTCGTGCGGATGAAGGACTACTCGCAGCGCCAGCATGCGAACCAGAAAGTGCAGGCGCTGGTGGGCCGCGTGTTCGGGCACTACGCGTCGTACAAAGACGCGACCGTGCTGGCCGTGAACCCGCCATCGATTCCCGAACTCGGCACCGCATCCGGCTTCGACTTCGAATTGACGGACAACGCCGGTCTCGGCCACGACGCGCTGATGGCCGCGCGCAATCAGTTGCTCGGGATGGCCGCGAAAGATCCGTCGCTGGCGCTGGTGCGTCCGAACGGGCTGTCGGATACACCGCAGTTCAAGGTCGATATCGACCGCGAGAAAGCGCAGGCGCTCGGCGTCACCGTGTCGGACATCGACCAGACGTTCTCGATTGCGTGGGCATCGGCTTACGTGAACAACTTCCTCGACACCGATGGCCGGATCAAGAAGGTCTATCTGCAAGGCGACGCGCCGTTCCGCATGACGCCCGAAGACATGAGCAAGTGGTACGTGCGCGGCAGTTCCGGTTCGATGATGCCGCTGACGTCGGTGGCGTCGGGACATTGGGTCTACGGCTCGCCGAAGCTCGAACGCTATAACGGCATCTCGTCGGTCGAAATCCAGGGGCAGGCGTCCGCAGGCAAGAGTACGGGCCAGGCGATGACCGCGATGGAAGCGCTCGCCGCGAAACTGCCGCAAGGCATTGGCTACGAATGGACGGGCCTGTCGTTCCAGGAACGCCAGTCGGGCTCGCAGGCGCCGATTTTGTACGGCATCTCGATCCTCGTCGTGTTCCTGTGTCTGGCCGCGTTGTACGAAAGCTGGTCGATCCCGTTCGCGGTGATTCTCGTGGTGCCGCTCGGCGTGATCGGAGCATTGCTCGCCGTCACGATGCGCGGGCTGGAGAACGACGTGTTCTTCCAGGTCGGCTTGCTGACCACCGTCGGTTTGTCCGCGAAGAACGCGATTCTGATCGTCGAGTTTGCGCGCGAATTGCAGATCAAGGAAGGCATGACGGCCGTGCAGGCCGCACTCGAAGCGGCGCGCTTGCGGTTGCGCCCGATCCTGATGACGTCGCTGGCGTTCGTGCTCGGCGTGCTGCCGCTCGCGATCAGCAACGGCGCGGGTTCGTCGAGCCAGCACGCAATCGGCACGGGCGTGATCGGCGGGATGCTGACGGCCACGTTCCTCGCCGTTTTCATGATCCCGATGTTCTACGTCGTGATCCGCGAGAAGTTCTCGCGCGACGGCTCGACGCCGCATGGCACCGAGCACGACGTCGAAGAAGAAACGGCCCAGTAA
- a CDS encoding efflux transporter outer membrane subunit, whose amino-acid sequence MNRTLLTTLAAALFATGCTLAPTYERPAAPVAATFPQGGVYDNQPAKGTATRTANDHSAVDIGWREFFVDPRLQRLIELALQNNRDLRVSALKVEEARAQYRIQRADLMPSLSVDGTGTRSRTPKDLSYVGKATVGADYQVAASASWELDFFGKVRSLTEQTLQTYFSTAQARKAEEILLVSQVADQYLTLVAYDEMLASTKNTYDTARRSYELTKLQYDTGTGSELDLREAAGTMQQAQANYESQQRSRAQAENALVLLVGAPLPADLPQGLPLASQELLADVPAGLPSDLLTRRPDIMEAEATLIGANANIGAARAAFFPSISLTGDFGTASASLGSLFKPGQLAWSFGPTISVPIFKGGENRANLDLAKLEKNVAVAQYEKAIQTAFREVSDGLAARGTYDRQIKALQENVESQQRRYDLSDFRYRNGVDSYLNVLTAQNDLYSAQQSLITASLNRLTNLVDLYQYLGGGWIERTGDTPRPADAPYAQQAQQPTRVAAQP is encoded by the coding sequence ATGAACAGAACACTACTGACGACGCTCGCCGCCGCGCTCTTCGCGACGGGCTGCACGCTCGCGCCGACTTATGAACGTCCGGCCGCGCCCGTCGCGGCGACCTTTCCGCAAGGCGGCGTCTATGACAACCAGCCCGCTAAAGGTACGGCAACCCGTACTGCGAATGATCACTCTGCTGTCGATATCGGCTGGCGCGAGTTCTTCGTCGATCCGCGTCTGCAACGTTTGATCGAACTCGCGTTGCAGAACAACCGTGATTTGCGCGTGTCGGCACTCAAGGTCGAAGAAGCACGCGCGCAATATCGCATTCAACGCGCCGACCTGATGCCGTCGCTTTCCGTCGATGGCACGGGCACGCGCAGCCGCACGCCGAAGGATTTGTCGTACGTCGGCAAGGCGACCGTGGGCGCCGACTATCAGGTGGCGGCGAGCGCTTCATGGGAACTCGACTTCTTCGGCAAGGTGCGCAGCCTCACCGAGCAAACGTTGCAGACGTATTTCTCGACGGCGCAGGCCCGCAAGGCGGAAGAAATCCTGCTGGTGTCGCAAGTCGCCGATCAATACCTGACGCTCGTCGCCTACGACGAAATGCTGGCAAGCACGAAGAACACGTACGACACGGCGCGCCGTTCATACGAACTGACGAAGCTCCAGTACGACACGGGCACGGGCTCCGAACTGGATCTGCGCGAAGCGGCGGGCACGATGCAGCAGGCGCAGGCGAACTACGAAAGCCAGCAGCGCTCGCGCGCGCAGGCGGAGAATGCGCTCGTGCTGCTGGTCGGCGCGCCGCTGCCTGCCGATCTGCCGCAAGGCCTGCCGCTCGCCAGCCAGGAACTGCTCGCGGACGTCCCGGCGGGCCTGCCGTCCGATCTGCTGACGCGCCGTCCCGACATCATGGAAGCCGAAGCAACGCTGATCGGTGCGAACGCGAATATCGGCGCGGCGCGCGCGGCATTCTTCCCGAGTATCTCCCTGACGGGCGACTTCGGCACGGCGAGTGCGAGCCTCGGCTCGTTGTTCAAGCCAGGACAGCTTGCATGGAGCTTCGGGCCGACCATTTCCGTGCCGATTTTCAAGGGCGGCGAAAACCGCGCGAACCTTGATCTCGCGAAGCTCGAAAAGAACGTTGCCGTCGCGCAGTACGAAAAGGCGATCCAGACGGCGTTCCGCGAAGTGTCTGACGGGCTGGCGGCGCGCGGCACGTATGACCGGCAGATCAAGGCGTTGCAGGAGAACGTCGAGTCGCAGCAGCGTCGCTATGACCTGTCGGATTTTCGGTATCGCAACGGCGTGGACAGTTACCTGAACGTGCTGACCGCGCAGAACGATCTGTATTCGGCGCAGCAGTCGCTCATTACGGCGTCGTTGAACCGGCTGACGAATCTCGTCGATCTCTATCAGTATCTTGGTGGCGGCTGGATCGAGCGAACGGGCGACACCCCGCGTCCCGCCGATGCGCCGTACGCGCAGCAAGCCCAGCAGCCCACGCGTGTCGCCGCGCAACCGTAA
- a CDS encoding efflux RND transporter periplasmic adaptor subunit — protein sequence MKFNRPIRRVLIAAGVVAAGVVVWQAFAALHKPPHPVAQVTPVTIGTVTRADVPLQLDALGTVTPRATVTVKTQVNGTLEAMLVKEGQRVKAGQPIARIDSRALRAQLLEAQGTLEHDEALLANARADLTRYESLIDGGSISHQTLDTQRATLRQYQGTVKADQGSVANLQVQVGYCEIVAPMDGTIGLLSTDAGNYVTTSDTTGIATITSDSPTTVVYALPEDRMGDVVDAFHDKGALPVEIFARDKRTVLDHATLAAIDNQADTTTGTVKLKASAPNRDGRLFPNRFVNVRMTVGTLRDELTVPSVAIQHGASGDFVLTLSAADAKQGEGKVALRRVTAGVAYNDATVIEQGGLKAGDVIVLDGADKLDDGSAVKIVRP from the coding sequence GTGAAATTCAATCGTCCAATCCGTCGTGTGTTGATCGCCGCAGGCGTCGTTGCTGCCGGCGTTGTCGTGTGGCAGGCGTTCGCCGCACTTCACAAGCCGCCGCATCCCGTTGCGCAAGTCACGCCTGTCACCATCGGCACGGTGACGCGCGCCGACGTGCCGCTGCAACTCGATGCGCTCGGCACCGTCACGCCGCGCGCGACCGTCACCGTGAAAACGCAGGTCAACGGCACGCTCGAAGCGATGCTCGTGAAAGAAGGCCAGCGCGTGAAAGCGGGCCAGCCGATTGCGCGGATCGACTCGCGCGCGCTGCGCGCGCAGTTGCTGGAAGCGCAAGGCACGCTCGAACACGATGAAGCGCTGCTCGCCAATGCGCGCGCCGATTTGACGCGTTACGAAAGCCTGATTGACGGCGGCTCGATTTCGCATCAGACGCTCGACACACAGCGCGCGACGCTGCGCCAGTATCAAGGCACCGTCAAGGCAGATCAGGGCAGCGTCGCGAATCTTCAGGTACAGGTCGGCTACTGCGAGATCGTCGCGCCGATGGACGGCACGATCGGCCTGCTGTCCACCGATGCCGGCAACTACGTGACGACCAGCGACACGACAGGCATCGCGACCATCACTAGCGACTCGCCGACCACCGTCGTCTACGCGCTGCCCGAAGACAGGATGGGCGACGTGGTCGACGCGTTCCATGACAAGGGCGCATTGCCCGTCGAGATTTTTGCGCGCGACAAGCGCACCGTGCTCGATCACGCGACGCTCGCCGCCATCGACAACCAGGCCGACACGACGACAGGCACGGTCAAGCTGAAGGCGAGCGCGCCGAACCGCGATGGCCGGCTGTTTCCGAACCGCTTCGTCAACGTGCGGATGACGGTCGGCACCTTGCGCGACGAGTTGACCGTGCCGTCGGTCGCGATCCAGCACGGCGCATCGGGCGATTTCGTGCTGACGCTGAGCGCCGCCGATGCGAAGCAGGGCGAAGGCAAGGTCGCGCTGCGTCGCGTGACGGCGGGCGTCGCGTACAACGACGCGACTGTGATCGAACAAGGTGGTCTCAAGGCGGGCGATGTGATCGTGCTCGATGGCGCGGACAAGCTCGACGACGGCAGCGCCGTGAAGATCGTTCGCCCCTGA